A genomic window from Maylandia zebra isolate NMK-2024a linkage group LG20, Mzebra_GT3a, whole genome shotgun sequence includes:
- the LOC143414325 gene encoding uncharacterized protein LOC143414325 gives MAHSFTFAVLSLMFFSTASAAPAGHQESCVDVQTSSLELNKIARNVSLEARKGLVTREEIQFSTLLVWMNSKDMCDPGTLKQESLPCFGKIIKVLDRYRSLVRRISEFERCSEFASQVVPVINKLHTDVTKCADSKGEWGAVDLAVGEVTIPEWEKPYLCHYILDRLFSFSIFTARVLSVGDPAHHTDGTTQKCM, from the exons ATGGCGCACTCTTTTACTTTTGCTGTTCtctctttaatgtttttttccacCGCGTCTGCTGCTCCAGCCGGGCATCAAGAATCCTGCGTTGACGTACAGACCAGTTCGCTGGAACTTAATAAAATTGCTAGAAATGTATCTCTGGAG GCACGAAAGGGATTAGTTACGAGGGAAGAGATACAATTTAGCACCTTACTTGTGTGGATGAACTCAAAAGACATGTGTGATCCTGGGACCCTCAAACAGGAATCTCTG CCATGCTTTGGGAAGATCATCAAAGTCCTTGACCgttacagaagtctggtgaggaggATTTCTGAATTTGAAAGGTGCTCAGAGTTTGCCAGCCAGGTGGTGCCAGTGATAAATAAGCTGCACACTGACGTGACGAAGTGCGCTGATTCGAAGGGAGAATGGGGAGCAGTG GATCTAGCCGTCGGAGAAGTAACAATTCCGGAGTGGGAGAAGCCGTATCTGTGTCACTACATTCTGGACAGACTCTTCTCCTTCTCCATCTTCACCGCTCGCGTCCTTTCAGTTGGAGATCCGGCTCACCACACAGACGGGACGACTCAGAAATGCATGTAG